Part of the Spirochaetota bacterium genome is shown below.
CCACGAACTGGTAAAATTGCTTGAATTTCACGATTTCTCCCTTGTTTGGCAGAACCACCAGCAGAATCTCCCTCAACAATAAAAAGTTCTTTTTTTGCAGGATCTTTACTAGTACAATCAGCAAGTTTTCCAGCCAACATTGTTAGTGCTTCTTTTCTTTTTAGTTTTCCAGATCTAGAATTCTCTAAAGTGCGTTGAGCAGATTCAATAGCTTCCATTTCACGAACAGTTTTTTCCAAAATTAAGGTTGTAATATCTTTATTTTTTTCAAAAAAGTTTGCTAAAGCATTTTCAGTTAATGATCTAATAGTAGCATTTGTTTTTGTTGGTTCGGTAAGTTTGTCTTTTGTCTGCCCTTTGAATTCTGCATTAGGAATACGGGTATTAATGATACAAGTTAATCCGATTGACAAACTTCTTTTAGTAATTAATGTTCCTTTTTTATCCATTTTGAGACGTTCTGCAAATGATTTCATTAGTTTTTCGTAAGCAGCCCAAAAACCATCAACATGAAGTCCATGACTTTTGGTATGAATAGTATTTACATAGCTTAATAATAAGGGGTCATCATTGGATGTTCTATATTGAAAAACGATGTCCATGATAACACCTTGATGCTCACCAGTGATTCTAATAGGGTCTTCAAATAATACAGGAATATCTTTGTTTATGTCATCTTTTAAAAATTCTAAAGCACCAAATTCATAAAAAAATTCATGTCTAGATATTTCTTCAACAGCATCTTCTGTTCTATGTAGTTGATTTTCAAAAATAACTCTCAAACCAGGATTTAGAAAAGCACTTTGTTTTAATCGAGCAATAAGTATGTCTGGATTATAATGATCAACATCATGAAAAATCGTAGAATCTAATCTAAATCGAATAGTAGTCCCTTGTTTAGTAGTTTGACCTACTTCATGAAGATCAACGGTTTTTACACCTTTTTCATAACGAATTCTATAGATTTTTTTATTTTTATAAACATCTACTTCCATAAATTCAGAAAGAGCATTTACAACAGAGAGTCCGACTCCATGTAATCCACCAGAAACTTGATAAGAATCGCTATCAAATTTACCACCAGCATGCAATTTGGTCATTACGAGTTCAATAGCGAGAATCCCTTCACCAACATGCATGTCTATAGGAATACCTCTACCATCATCGCTGACTTCTAAAATACTTTCAGGGTATAATGTTACAGTAATATTTTGAGCATGATCAGCAAGGTGTTCATCAACAGAGTTGTCTATAATTTCATATGCACAATGGTGATAGCCTTCAATACTACGATCTCCAATATACATATCTGGACGCATTCTGACATTGTCAGGGAAATCTAGTGCAATAATTGAAGCTGCGGAATATGTGTTTTGACTCATATTATATCCTCTTTATGTATAATTTTTATAAATGATTATTAGGGTTTGGTAAACCTGGTCTGATAGTCCCATTAGCTTCTACAGTAAATTGTTGTTGAGCTATGTTGAATAAAGGAAGATCATGTAAAGAATCTGAGTACATTTTGTCTATCGTATATTTTTGATTTGGATAATGTGCTTCTATATATTTGTACAAACGAGATACTTTTTCTTCATTTTTACAATTTTTACCAATAATAGTGCTGGTAACAGTGCTTTCTGTAGTACTAAAAATAGTTCCAATTAAAAAATCTATGGAGATTATATCCATAATAGGATATAGCATAATTTCAGCTGATGCAGATAGAATACCAATAATATAACCGTTTTTTTTATCTTGTTCTATTTGTTCGCAAGTATTAGGGAATAAATTATTTTTTTCTATAGCCCAAAAATCAGTAATAAAAGTTTCCCACTCTTCTTTTGTGAGTATAGATATAGGAGAAAAAAATATTTCTTTTAATCTATGTGTAGGAATGATTTTTAGAAAATAAAATGTAAATGATAATACAATTTTTGGTATTTGTAAGAGAGTCTTAGGATGTTTTTTAAATAAATACTTTAGTACCACTATCCCTGTATCTTTTTTGTAGATAGTTTTATCAAAATCATAAAGTGAAAGTTTTATCATATGAAATAACATCCTATTAAGATAGTTTTCTTTAATCATAGTATATGTTTTTTTTAATTTTTTTGCAAATTTATATAGTAATTCTTGGTATTATAATATATGAATATGATTTTTTTTATTTAAAATTTGAAATTTATAAATATATATGTTATTATATTTATGATATAATATATATATTTGTAATACATATAAATATATGATGGAGGAATTATGTTTAAATATTTTGGAGTATTAACTTTATTGATATTCGCTGTTTCATGTGGAAACAACAATACTTTAGTAACTTATCAAATTGGTGGGAAAACTAAAAAAATAACATCTGGTCAATTGTTAAAAGATATAAGAAGTCTTTATCCACAAGTATCTGAGCAAGATATGGAAAATTTTTTAGGGAATCAAGATACCCTAAAATTAGTAGCGCATAGTCGTTTAGTAGAACCTGAAATTCTAACATTAGAATCTATGAAAATTTCTAATTTTATTGATAGTGCCGAATATCAAGAGAATATAGAGCAACAAAAAAAAATACTTCCTTATCAGTTGGCGTATCAAAAAGGTCAAAAAATAGTACAAAAAGAACTACAAAGACAAAGTGTTGAAATAGCTGAAGTCTCTCGTATTATGTTTACAAATGGAGATCCTTTACAGATCGGAGAAGAGGTTGATGGTATATCAATGATTTCTCTTTTAGAAGAATTAAAAAATAGTGAAACTATTTTGGAAGATATTCCTGTTATGGCTGAAAAATATTCTCAAGAACCTTTAGGTGCTCAAACAGGTGGATATCTTGGTAGTATTCAAAAAGGTCAGTTCAAATCATTAGATGAAACAGTCTTTACAAAAAAAGCAAAAGGTTTGTATCCTGAAATTGTTATAGCGAATGATGGTAGTTATATTGTTTTCATTCATACTTCTGTACAAAAAAAGAAAGTTTCAGAATTAGAAAAAGATGGCGGCATGGTTTCATTAGCGGCAATAGAAGCAAATTATATTATGGATAATTTTGAATATCTTTACACAGTTAATCCAGAAACTCCAGATATTTACACTTTTAATAAAAAAGAAATAGCTGTAACTGATATTAAGGAAAATCAAAAACTCCTTAAGGTTTGGGGTAAAAGTTATACAGCAACACAACTTGCTCCTATTTTTGAAATTCTAGTAGGTAAATCTACTCAAGATTATACACCAGCTATAATATTACAAATACTTTCTGTTTCTCAACAACAACAGCCAGTGTCATCAATAGCTCAGCAGCTAGCGATTATGTTTAAAGGTTATAGTGATAGTTTGAAAAACTCTAAAGAATATAAAGATATGTTAAAATCAAATCTAGATTCTATGAAATTAGAAAATGTTTATCAAATTATGTCTGTTGAGGTCTTTAAAGATATTTCGACGAATGTTACTGATTCAGAAATAAAAGAATTCTATAATAATCCTGAAAACAAACAAATCTTATCTTATGCACAAAATGGAACTCCTGTTTATGCAACATTAGAAGAATCTAAAGAGAATATTAAGCAAGCTATACTTACTAGTAGATATACACTTGTTCAAAGTCAATTTAGAGAAAAAATAGCTAATCAATACAGTATTGTTTGGAATGATTTGGAATTAGTTAAATTTATAGAGAGACTAAGAAAAGACTATGGGGTTTATATCAAAAAAAATTCTAGTAAACAAAATGAAGAAAATATGATGAATTTACAGTAAATAATATAAAGTTAGCATAGAATATTCTATGCTAACTTTATATTTATACCAAATCAAGGGGAAATTTTTTGAGAGATCAAGATATATTAGAGTACATTAATAAAAAAAGAAATGTAAGTTTTGCTATCATTTACAAAAAATTTGATATAGAAACACCGAAACAAAAAAAAGATATTAAAACTATTATTCAACAATTACAAGATCAAGGCAATGTATCTGTTGATGCTAAGACTCATCGTATTATAGCGATAGGAACAAAAACATTACCGCGAACAAGTAGTTCTAAAGGTAAAACTTTTGAACGTAAAGATGATAGGCCTATTGTTCGTTATACAGATAACGCTGAAGAAGATTTGGCTTTAATAAAAGAAAAATTTCAATTGCCTAATGATTTTAATGCCGATATTGAGCGTGAAGTTCATAATGAAATTTGGAATAATCAACATTCTATAGAAAAACATAGGCAAGACCTTAGAGATTTGTTTGTTGTTACTATTGATGGTGCAGATTCTAAAGATTTGGATGATGCTGTCAGTATTTCTAAATCATTTTTTGGTGGTTGGGAATTAGGCGTGCATATTGCTGATGTGTCACATTATGTTCCTCAGCATACAGCACTTGACAAAGAAGCATTGAGTAGAGCTAATAGTTATTATTTTATTAATAAAGTAACACCGATGCTTCCACAAATGTTATCCAATGATCTATGTAGTTTAAATCCGAATGTAGAAAAAAAAGCTATGTCTGTTTTTATCAACTTTGACAATCAAGGTAATGTTAAAAAATATAGATTTACTCCTTCTATTATTAAAACAAATTATCGTATGACTTATGATAGAGTTGAAGAAATGATGAAGGGTAGTCCTGATAAAGATGAAACTTTAGTTAAAAATATTGATTTGATGAGTCAATTATTTCGAATTCTGCATACAAGAAGAATGAAAAATGGTAGTGTTGATTTTAATTTTAAAGAAAAAAAGATCATTCTTGATGACAATCAGTTGCCTACGAAAATTTATCAAAAAGATAGACTTGATTCAGAGCGTCTTATTGAAGAATTTATGCTAGCAGCCAATCAAGCTACAGGAGAATTCTTAACAAAAAATGGTCCTGGTTTGTATAGAGTTCATGATTTACCACCTGTTGAAAAATATCAAAAACTTAAAAATTTTGCAGGTAAAAGAGGCTATAAATTACCTGATGTTCCTAAACCAAAAGATCTTCAATTATTTATAGACTCATTGGTTGATTCTCCAGTGCAAATGAGTGGTGAAATACTCACCTTGCGTTCTATGGCTCAAGCTGTTTATCAGCAAGAAAATATAGGGCATTTTGGATTGGGCTTCACTTTGTATGCTCATTTTACTTCTCCTATTAGGCGGTATGCCGATCTTGTTGTTCATCGTTTAATTAAATATTATTTGTTTAAAAATGAATTTGATAAAATACCTTATACAAAAGAAGAATTAGATAACATTGCTACTCATATTTCTGCTCAAGAACGAATAGCAATGGAAGCTGAAAGAGATCTATGTAAAATCAAGTCTGTTCGTTATATGAAACCTTTTGAAGGAGAAACTATTAAAGGAACAGTTAGCTCTATAGCTAATTTTGGACTTTTTGTAGAAGATCCAACTTCTGGTGTAGAAGCAATGATACGTTATTCTGATATGAAAGAATATATTAATTTTAATGAAGAAGAGTTGATCGCGTATAATAGATCAAAAACAAAAATTTATAAAATAGGAATGCCTATAACTATTCGTATCGTACGAGTAAATGTAGAAAGAGGATTTATAGACGCAGAAGAAATTTTATAAAAATTTATTTGTAAAAAATATAAAGAGGTTAATATGTTAATACATCCAGCTATTCCCGTAGAACTTTTCAGTATAGGTCCCATAAGTATTCGTTGGTATAGCCTTATGTATATTATTGGTTTTATGTTTTTCTTTGGGTGGACTAAGTATGAAATCTCAAAAGATCGTTTGTTTATTTCAAAAAGTAATAAATTAACAGATTCTATCGAATTGTTAAGTGATCAATTATTTTATATGATGTTAGGATTAATTTTGGGCGGTCGTTTGGGCTATGTTTTTCTTTATAATCCTAGATATTATTTTTTAGAAGATCCATTAGCTATTTTTAGACCTTGGGAAGGTGGCATGAGTTTTCATGGTGCTTTTATGGGGACTTATCTTGGTGCAATGCTAGGTATGTACTTGTTCCGCAATCGAAGACGAGATTTTACTTTATTAGATTTGTCTGATATTGTGTTAACATCAGTTCCTTTTGGTCTTGCTAGTGGTCGTTTTGGAAACTTTATTAATGGTGAACTTTATGGGCGTCCTACTGATGTTGCTTGGCGAATGTTATTTCCTAGAAGACAAGAGTTAGGTCATACAGGTGGAGCGTTACTACCTATAGAACAAGTACAAACTATTATTGATTCTACCAAAATGATCTTAGAAAAAAATGTTACAGAATTTATTATAGGTGGTCAAACATTTGTACAAATTCCGCGTCACCCTTCTCAATTATATCATATGTTTTTGGAAGGTATAATGACTCTTATTATTCAAATGTTCTTATATTACAAAGTCCCTGCTGCTAAATACAGAGGATTTCTCACAGGATCATTTTTGATTTCTTATAGTTGTTCTCGTATTTTTACAGAATTTTTCAGAGAACCAGATTCTCAAATAGGATTTTTGTTTGGAGAATGGTTGACAGCGGGTATGATATACTCTGTTCCAATGTTTATTATTGGTATAGGATTAATACGATATAGTTTGATTACAAAACAAAACAATATTATTAGAGTAAAATAATGTCGTCTAAAATTACTATTTTAGATTCGGCAACAGCTATGAAAATCGCAGCGGGAGAGGTCATTGAAAAGCCTGCTTCCGCTGTTCGTGAATTACTGGATAACGCTATTGATGCAGAAGCAACATGGATATCTATAGAAGTAGAGCAAGGTGGAAAAGAATTTATTTCTGTACAAGATAATGGACTTGGAATGTCAGAAGATGATTTACAAAAAGCATATCTTAATCATGCTACTAGTAAAATACACAATTTTGATGATCTTGTTCGATTAAAAACATTTGGGTTTCGAGGAGAAGCTTTGGCTAGTTTGGCTGAAATAGCTCAATTAACGATAGCTTCTCGTGAACAAGAAAAGGATTTTGGGTCAGAATTAACAATTACTTTTGGAAAAAGGGGTTTGTTATCTCCTAAAGGAATGAATCAAGGAACTAAAATTTCGATCACAAATTTTTTTCAAAATGTTCCAGCTCGTTTAAAATTTTTAAGTACAGATACTTCTGAATATAGAGCAATTATTCAAGAGATGATCAAAAAAGCTTTGGCAAAACCTCAAACATCTTTTGAGTTGTCCCATAATGGTGAAAAAAAATATCAGCTTAATACGAGTCTTGATTTATATGATAGAATAGTAGATTTGTTTCCAGAATTAAAAGATGTGTTACAAGCATTTATTTATGAAGAAAAAGGAATTAAAGTTTATGGATTTCTATCGCATCCTTCTTGGTATAAAGCAACAAGAAGTTATCAATACTTATTTGTTAATGGACGCGTTATAGAATGGATGGCTTTTCGTCAACAAATAAATATTGCTTATAACAATCTTCTTCCACCATCAAAATTTCCTGCAGTATTTTGTTATATAGAAATTAATACAGAGTTAATTGATTTTAATGTACATCCACAAAAAAAAGAAATTCGTTTTGATAATGAAAAACTCGTTGCAGATATAGTAAGACGAGCAATACGAAGAGGTGTAGAGAAGTCGGATTTTGTTTTAGATGCTTCTCAGCAAGAAGAAATCACACAAGAGAGATCAAAATCTATCGTGCAATATTCTTCTAATAAGAATATGTCTTCAAATTATTTTGGATCTACTCCACTATATTCTTCAAAAAATAATATATCACATACTACTTCTAAAGATAGAATTAATTCTCCTTTGCACAGTGATCAAATACAAGAGTTATTTGAAAAAAAAGAAATGAACGCTTATGATATTATAATATCAGCTCGTTATGTGGGTACTATTTTTAATACTTTTCTTATTTTTGAATATCAAAATTTTTTATATTTAATAGATTTTCATGCCTTACATGAAAGAATACGCTATGAAAATATATTAAATCAATATAACAAAACTATTCCTAGCCAATATATTATTCCTATTATTTTTGAAGTGGCCACACATGAAGCTGTAATTTTTGAAAAGATAGAATACAAATTAATTCAATTAGGATTTCAAATATCACAAATTAGTGAATCTAGTTTTTCTGTAGAGGGAATTCCTAATGTTCTCAGTGTAGGAAATGCAGAAACAGTATTAAGAGAATTGTTTGTAGAAGATCTCTCTATCCAAGATTCTCACCGTTGGGATTCTCTTTGTAAAATGATTGCTTGTAAGGGATCTGCTCGTTCTGGTGATACACTTTCTTGCGATGAGATTCAAGTATTACTCGAAGAATGGAAAAATTGTGAAAATCCTCAATCCTGTCCCCATGGAAGACCTATTGTTGTTCCTATGAGTAGAGGATTTTTTGACAAAGAATTTAAAAGAACAGGATTTTAAGAGGTATTTATGAAAAAATTTAGTATTATATTATTATTATTAGTAACAGCTTGTTCTCCTAAAAAAATAGATCAAACACCAGTTCAACAAATTATTCTTGAATTGGATAGACCAAGAATGGAAGTAATTATTAAATTGATGCCAAATATTTTAAGAAAATCGGAAGAGTTCAAACAACAAGCTAATACTTCAAAAGTAACTACTGTAGAATATAATCGAAAATTTTATCAATATTTGTTTGAAGATCAAGATTTTGCAATGAAATTAAACGATGCTGGATTTAAAGATACTTTAGATTATGAAAATTTTTATACAATAATGATAGAAATGTATGTTTTATTGTTGAAACAACCAGAAGTGCTGGATACAGCTGTAGTAAGCATCCCATCTTATAATAAAGAAGTAACCTCTTTATTGCTTAAAAAAGCTCAAGAACCTAATAATCAACGCTTGGTAGAAACATTAAATAAACTTCAATATGAATTAACAGTATATAAAAATCTTGTTTTAGTCAATGCTTTTATGGGAGAATTGAATTCATTAAATAAAAAAGATGACAAATAAATATTTACAAAGTATTAGAGAGTATATTTTTGCAATTATTTGTGCTATTTTATTTTCTATTACTATTCCTACTGATTCTATACAAAGTATACAAAATATCTTTGTATACTTCTTATCTCTAATTCCACTAACAACTCCTAGCTTGTTGTTAGTTAATTTAGGGACAATGATTTTGATTTTGATTTGTGGATTAAAATATATAGAAAGTGTTTCTTTTTTTATTGTACTGAATGGTGTTGCTTTTGGAATTATCTTAGCTATGTATAAATCAACGATATTAACTTTTATTAGTTTAGTATTTCCTCATTCGATATTTGAGACAAGTTTAATGATTATTTACTGTTCACAAGTAAAATTTCTTTCTAAAGCCTACAAACAAAAAGATTACCAACAAATTAAATATTCTTGGCGAATAATATTTTTTGTCTGTATACCATTATGGTTAATTTCTAGTATTTTAGAAGGATCTTCTGTTATCAAATAATAATTTTATAATGAGGATAAGATGTTTCTCAAAGCAACTCGAGCTGAAATAAATTCTAAAGCATTCATTTCTAATTTAAATATTTTTCGTCAAAAAATTGGTTCTAAAAAATTATGTCTCGCTGTGAAGGCCAATGCTTATGGTCATGGATTATTACCAATAGCAATATTAGCACAGGATAACAAGGTAGATATGCTTGCTGTAGCTAGAGTCGATGAAGGAATTATTCTTCGTCGTGGTGGAATAACGATACCTATTTTAGTATTATCACCTTTTATCAAACAAGAGTTAAAGTTTATTTTTCAATACAAACTTACTCCTATGTTAACACATTTAGATTATTTGGAAGATATAAAAAATTTTTCATTACAATACAAATATCCTTTATCTATACATATAAAAATTAATACAGGAATGAATAGAGTTGGTTTTTCGACAGTAGCCATTAAACAACAATTAGAACCTTTGTTAAATAATCCATCAATTAGTATTACTGGAATAGGATCACATTTTGCTTATGCTGATGAAAAAACAGAACTAGCTATTCAAAAAACAAAAGAACAAATAGAAATGTTCAAAATAGCTATTGACGAAATTAGTGATTTTTTAGATAGTGATGTTATTATTCATATAGCAAATACGGCGGCAACAATTAATCATATAGAATCGCATTATAATATGGTTAGGATAGGAATAGGGGCTTATGGTTATTCTTTGGATCAAGATTTGGGATTGATCCCCATTCTTAATTTTAAATCAAAAGTAGTTTATTCTCAAAAAATTACTAAAGGAGAATCTGTATCTTATAATGGAACATGGGTAGCCACTAAAGATACGAATATAGCCTTATTACCTATAGGATACGGAGATGGTTATCCGAGATCTTTATCAAACAAAGCTCATGTCAAAGTAGGCACACAATATTTTCCTGTTATTGGAAATATCTGTATGGATATGATGATTATAGATACAGGAGAGGAACTTATTCCTATAGAAACAGATGTTTTGATTATGGGTAATGACGCATTATTAAATGCAGAACAATTAGCAACACAAATAGGTAGTATTTCTTATGAAATGTTGACATCTATTAATGAAAGAGTTCCTAGAATTTATATATAAAAAATAATATTATACAAAACAAAAATACCCCTAATAATAGGGGTTTTTTTGTTGCTTTGAAAGGCTTTAGCCTAACTCACTACCGGAACGTCTTTCATTTATATTGTCGACTATTACTGTATCAAAACTGAAATGAAAAGAGCAAATTTTATCTAAAAACTTGTTTTATAAGCTTTTGGAAGATCAATAGCTTCTTTGAGATCATGAGCTGCTTGAATAGCCCAATTTGGATTTTTATTTAGAGCACGACCAAGGAATATAAGATCAGCTTTGTTTTGTTGTAGTATTTTTTCAGCTTGTTTAGCTTTTTTTATTATTCCTACTGCTCCTACAGGAATAGAAATATGCTTCTTTAACATTTTAGATAAAGGTACTTGATAGCCAGGATATATTTTGATATTCAGATCATCAATAATACCACCAGAGCTAACATCAACAAAATCTATACTATCAATATCTTTAAATAATTGTATATAATCAGTAACTTGCAATCCTTCTTTTTTATAATCAGTAGCCGATATACGAACAAATAATACACCTTTATAAAATTCTCTAATACGAGTAAGAATTTCTTTTAAAAAACGAGCTCTATTTTCTGGAGAATCGCCGTAATTATCTTTTCTATTATTTGTTATAGGTGATAAAAATTGATGTATTAGATATCCATGGGCTGCATGAATTTCGATTACATCGAATCCTGCCTCAATAGCTCTTTTCACACTACTAATAAACTGATCTTGTACGGTAGCGATATCTTCGAGAGTCATTTCTATAGGAATAGAATAGCGTTGATCAACAACGACATTACTACAACTCATAGCAGTATGAGGAATATTACTTTTTCGTCCTGCATGAGCTATCTGTATTCCAGCTTTAGAACCTTGTTGTTTGATGGTTTCGCACAATTCTTTGAGTCCTGCAAGATGTAGATTATTCCATATTCCAAGATCTGCATCTGTTATACGGCCTTCTGGAGAAACACTTGTGGCTTCTATAATAATAAGTCCTACTTGACCTATGGCTCTTGCACCATAATGTATATGGTGGAATTCTTTTACAAAACCTTGATTATCAGACATGCCTAGACACATAGGAGACATCACAATACGATTTTTTAATGCTAAATTATTAATAATTATAGGAGAAAATAAAACACTCATAAGACCCTCTTGTTTTTTTTAGTATAACATATTTTACTAAATCATTCTATCTGTATTATTAAATAATACAGATTATTGTAGCGATATTTGTTAAAATAGTTATTTTTCAGCACCGGCTTCTATGAGTATACCTATGATTTCGACGTGTCCATTAGAAGTTGCCCACTCTAAGGCTGTTTTACTATCGTCATCTTTTAATTGAACATCAACACCTGATTTTATAAGATATTTTGCCATGTCTGTGTATCCATTAAAAGCAGCAAACATTAGTACTGTTTCATTATTATTGTTGGTAGCATGGATATCAGCTCCAGCAATAAGGAGGGCTTTGGCTACTTCTATGTGTCCATTAAATGCAGCCAACATTAAAGCCGTCTCTCCAGTATTGTTTGGACTATTAATTCTAGCTTTAGCTTTGAGAAGAGCCCTTACAACATCTATATGTCCCTCACTAGAAGCCCACATTAAGGCAGAATTACCGTCGATATCTTTGGCACTAATATCAGCCTCAGCGTTTATGAGTATTTTGACTATTTCAATATGCCCTTTTTCTGAAGCTAATATCAAGCCTGTACTGTTATCATCTTCTGTTTTGGCATTGATATTAGTCCCATCTTCTATCAGATATTTCACATCTTTGGTTTTTCCGTCTTCGCAAGATTTAAACCATGAATTTTTGATATCACTCATTATACTGTCCTTTTTTTATTCTGTAATACACTTAACTAATTCTATAGTATCAGAAAATGAGCGAATTCTCATAAATACTCCTGTCCCATTACGACTACCACCAAAATTAGTATTACCTTCAATAGTTTGAACAATTTGCTTTTCAGCATCTAAGATATCTACTATAATAAATACATGGGTAGCTCTATTTTTAGTTGGAGATATTACTAATCCTATATCACCGGCTTCAATTGATGTTTTTTTGTTTAATATATCATTGTAAGAAAAACACAAGTTAGCATCTTTTGCACCTTGATGGAACTCTTCACAAATAAATGTATTAGCATAGTGATTTGTAAATTTTTGATTTATTGTGCTAAAAGCTTGATCTAATATAGTACAGACAAAACCTTGACACCAATACCACTCTTCACCATCATGACCACCCATGTAAGATCGTACCCATGGGCCTTGATTTAGTTGGTTAATTTCACAGGATCTATATTGAAGATGTTTTTTAGCAAAAAAAACAATTTTATCTCTTAGAGATTTTTTATTAAAGGATTCCAAAGAAAAAGCTTCTTTCATTGGAGCAAGCATATCGAGAAATAATTGATTAGTAATAATACCATCAGCTTTGACATTAAATTCAGGTTGTAGCGCTAGTACAATCTTTTGTGTGTGATCTCCCCAAATACCATCTATTATGATGGTATCAATATCGATGTTGGTGTCTAATTGCCATAAATACAATA
Proteins encoded:
- a CDS encoding prolipoprotein diacylglyceryl transferase; this translates as MLIHPAIPVELFSIGPISIRWYSLMYIIGFMFFFGWTKYEISKDRLFISKSNKLTDSIELLSDQLFYMMLGLILGGRLGYVFLYNPRYYFLEDPLAIFRPWEGGMSFHGAFMGTYLGAMLGMYLFRNRRRDFTLLDLSDIVLTSVPFGLASGRFGNFINGELYGRPTDVAWRMLFPRRQELGHTGGALLPIEQVQTIIDSTKMILEKNVTEFIIGGQTFVQIPRHPSQLYHMFLEGIMTLIIQMFLYYKVPAAKYRGFLTGSFLISYSCSRIFTEFFREPDSQIGFLFGEWLTAGMIYSVPMFIIGIGLIRYSLITKQNNIIRVK
- a CDS encoding VacB/RNase II family 3'-5' exoribonuclease, which produces MRDQDILEYINKKRNVSFAIIYKKFDIETPKQKKDIKTIIQQLQDQGNVSVDAKTHRIIAIGTKTLPRTSSSKGKTFERKDDRPIVRYTDNAEEDLALIKEKFQLPNDFNADIEREVHNEIWNNQHSIEKHRQDLRDLFVVTIDGADSKDLDDAVSISKSFFGGWELGVHIADVSHYVPQHTALDKEALSRANSYYFINKVTPMLPQMLSNDLCSLNPNVEKKAMSVFINFDNQGNVKKYRFTPSIIKTNYRMTYDRVEEMMKGSPDKDETLVKNIDLMSQLFRILHTRRMKNGSVDFNFKEKKIILDDNQLPTKIYQKDRLDSERLIEEFMLAANQATGEFLTKNGPGLYRVHDLPPVEKYQKLKNFAGKRGYKLPDVPKPKDLQLFIDSLVDSPVQMSGEILTLRSMAQAVYQQENIGHFGLGFTLYAHFTSPIRRYADLVVHRLIKYYLFKNEFDKIPYTKEELDNIATHISAQERIAMEAERDLCKIKSVRYMKPFEGETIKGTVSSIANFGLFVEDPTSGVEAMIRYSDMKEYINFNEEELIAYNRSKTKIYKIGMPITIRIVRVNVERGFIDAEEIL
- a CDS encoding DNA topoisomerase IV subunit B (negatively supercoils closed circular double-stranded DNA), producing the protein MSQNTYSAASIIALDFPDNVRMRPDMYIGDRSIEGYHHCAYEIIDNSVDEHLADHAQNITVTLYPESILEVSDDGRGIPIDMHVGEGILAIELVMTKLHAGGKFDSDSYQVSGGLHGVGLSVVNALSEFMEVDVYKNKKIYRIRYEKGVKTVDLHEVGQTTKQGTTIRFRLDSTIFHDVDHYNPDILIARLKQSAFLNPGLRVIFENQLHRTEDAVEEISRHEFFYEFGALEFLKDDINKDIPVLFEDPIRITGEHQGVIMDIVFQYRTSNDDPLLLSYVNTIHTKSHGLHVDGFWAAYEKLMKSFAERLKMDKKGTLITKRSLSIGLTCIINTRIPNAEFKGQTKDKLTEPTKTNATIRSLTENALANFFEKNKDITTLILEKTVREMEAIESAQRTLENSRSGKLKRKEALTMLAGKLADCTSKDPAKKELFIVEGDSAGGSAKQGRNREIQAILPVRGKILNVAKKQDALKNEIIRMIFAALGVNPVLRQSDEYLEKLRYHKVIIMTDADVDGSHIQILLLTFFYRFIPALIQEGYLYIAQPPLYKISAGKDFVYAFSDGEKDEYVKSDRFANKKYDIQRYKGLGEMDADQLWDTTMDPSVRKLRRVQIQDELLTKAKIELLMSESGNPIEKKEFILSNADFVTNIDDIG
- a CDS encoding peptidylprolyl isomerase, encoding MFKYFGVLTLLIFAVSCGNNNTLVTYQIGGKTKKITSGQLLKDIRSLYPQVSEQDMENFLGNQDTLKLVAHSRLVEPEILTLESMKISNFIDSAEYQENIEQQKKILPYQLAYQKGQKIVQKELQRQSVEIAEVSRIMFTNGDPLQIGEEVDGISMISLLEELKNSETILEDIPVMAEKYSQEPLGAQTGGYLGSIQKGQFKSLDETVFTKKAKGLYPEIVIANDGSYIVFIHTSVQKKKVSELEKDGGMVSLAAIEANYIMDNFEYLYTVNPETPDIYTFNKKEIAVTDIKENQKLLKVWGKSYTATQLAPIFEILVGKSTQDYTPAIILQILSVSQQQQPVSSIAQQLAIMFKGYSDSLKNSKEYKDMLKSNLDSMKLENVYQIMSVEVFKDISTNVTDSEIKEFYNNPENKQILSYAQNGTPVYATLEESKENIKQAILTSRYTLVQSQFREKIANQYSIVWNDLELVKFIERLRKDYGVYIKKNSSKQNEENMMNLQ
- a CDS encoding HAD-IB family phosphatase, which produces MIKLSLYDFDKTIYKKDTGIVVLKYLFKKHPKTLLQIPKIVLSFTFYFLKIIPTHRLKEIFFSPISILTKEEWETFITDFWAIEKNNLFPNTCEQIEQDKKNGYIIGILSASAEIMLYPIMDIISIDFLIGTIFSTTESTVTSTIIGKNCKNEEKVSRLYKYIEAHYPNQKYTIDKMYSDSLHDLPLFNIAQQQFTVEANGTIRPGLPNPNNHL